A genomic stretch from Shewanella sediminis HAW-EB3 includes:
- a CDS encoding acyl-CoA thioesterase has product MAGKERAITLRFLAEPADVNFGGKVHGGAVMKWIDLAAYACSAGWSGKYCITAYAGGIRFVKPIHVGNIVETTAKVIYTGRSSMHLGIDVRAGDPKNSERHLTTHCVVIMVAVDDAGHPTEVPEWVPQTDEDIKLRDSAIRLMEMRKKIGAEMEAHVSQA; this is encoded by the coding sequence ATGGCCGGTAAAGAGCGAGCGATAACCTTAAGGTTTTTGGCAGAGCCTGCTGATGTGAACTTCGGTGGTAAGGTACACGGCGGTGCGGTCATGAAGTGGATCGATTTAGCCGCTTATGCGTGCTCGGCGGGCTGGAGTGGTAAGTACTGTATCACTGCCTACGCCGGTGGGATCCGCTTCGTGAAGCCGATCCATGTGGGCAATATTGTCGAAACGACGGCGAAAGTAATCTATACGGGTCGGTCATCGATGCATCTGGGGATTGATGTGCGTGCCGGAGACCCTAAGAACTCTGAACGTCATTTGACCACTCACTGTGTTGTGATTATGGTCGCGGTTGATGATGCTGGACATCCCACCGAAGTGCCTGAGTGGGTGCCTCAAACAGATGAAGATATTAAGTTGCGTGATTCGGCCATTCGATTGATGGAGATGCGTAAAAAAATTGGTGCCGAGATGGAAGCCCATGTAAGCCAGGCTTAA
- the cdd gene encoding cytidine deaminase, producing MQDRFIKCIAELPKPLSDALVPMLNAEFAGHIDAQQLSTLITKSGLAESELLIALLPVAAALARPPISEFYVGAIAKGKSGDIYMGANMELSGEALFHSVHAEQSAISHAWLSGERQIEDVIVNFSPCGHCRQFMNELVEGQKVKIHLPEQQTQPLSHYLPYAFGPSDLNITEPLLTKQQHELSLDSSDPMIIEALDHASLSYAPYTNSYAAVVLETQDGATYCGRYAENAAFNPSMLPMQMALSTMARHNREFCEISRAVLIESAGGKISLVGATMDALHAVAAVELEHIVLDPE from the coding sequence ATGCAAGATAGATTTATAAAGTGCATCGCAGAGTTGCCCAAACCACTATCAGATGCATTGGTACCCATGTTGAATGCCGAGTTTGCCGGCCATATCGATGCCCAGCAACTTAGCACGCTTATCACCAAGAGTGGATTAGCAGAGAGCGAGCTTCTGATCGCTTTGCTTCCTGTTGCCGCGGCACTGGCCAGACCGCCTATCAGTGAGTTTTATGTCGGTGCCATTGCCAAAGGTAAGAGTGGTGATATCTACATGGGTGCAAATATGGAGCTCTCAGGTGAGGCACTATTCCATTCGGTGCATGCAGAGCAGAGTGCCATCAGTCATGCATGGCTGAGCGGTGAACGTCAAATTGAAGATGTCATCGTTAATTTCTCACCATGTGGTCATTGTCGCCAATTTATGAACGAACTGGTCGAAGGTCAGAAGGTGAAAATCCACCTTCCTGAGCAGCAAACTCAACCTCTGTCACACTATCTGCCCTATGCCTTTGGCCCGAGCGATCTGAACATCACTGAGCCCCTGCTAACGAAACAGCAGCATGAGCTTAGTCTGGACAGCTCAGATCCTATGATCATCGAGGCTCTGGATCATGCAAGCTTAAGCTACGCCCCTTATACCAATAGCTATGCCGCTGTTGTCCTGGAGACACAAGATGGTGCGACCTATTGTGGCCGATATGCTGAAAATGCGGCATTTAACCCCTCTATGTTACCCATGCAGATGGCGCTTTCTACCATGGCCAGACATAACAGAGAGTTCTGTGAGATCTCTCGTGCGGTACTTATCGAGTCAGCGGGTGGAAAAATCTCTCTGGTTGGCGCGACGATGGATGCCCTTCACGCCGTTGCTGCGGTAGAGCTTGAACATATCGTCCTCGACCCAGAGTAA
- the acpP gene encoding acyl carrier protein: MSNIEERVKKIIIEQLGVKEEDVKSAASFVDDLGADSLDTVELVMALEEEFDTEIPDEEAEKITTVQAAIDYVSKNQ; the protein is encoded by the coding sequence ATGAGCAACATCGAAGAACGTGTAAAGAAAATCATTATTGAGCAGCTAGGTGTTAAAGAAGAAGACGTTAAGTCTGCAGCATCTTTCGTTGACGACTTGGGTGCAGATTCTCTGGACACTGTTGAGTTGGTTATGGCTCTGGAAGAAGAGTTTGACACCGAGATCCCTGATGAAGAAGCTGAAAAGATCACTACTGTTCAAGCAGCGATCGACTACGTTTCAAAGAATCAGTAA
- a CDS encoding NAD(P)-dependent oxidoreductase yields the protein MAKVAFIGLGVMGYPMAGHLVSNGHDVTVYNRTVGKAEAWVNEYDGQSKSSPELAAQGQDFVFICVGNDDDLRDVTLGEAGVLKGMEAGAILVDHTTASADVAREIGEVASQSGIGFLDAPVSGGQAGAENGVLTVMTGGDPEIFEQAKPIIDAYARCIERLGDIGAGQLTKMVNQICIAGVVQGLAEGLHFARSAGLDGEKVVEVISKGAAQSWQMENRYQTMWQGEYNLGFAVDWMRKDLNIALDEARKNGSHLPLTALVDQFYSEVQAIGGNRWDTSSLLAKLERNRK from the coding sequence ATGGCAAAAGTAGCATTTATCGGTCTGGGTGTAATGGGTTACCCAATGGCTGGTCACTTGGTTAGCAATGGGCACGATGTCACCGTATACAATCGTACTGTTGGTAAGGCTGAGGCTTGGGTAAACGAATATGACGGACAATCCAAATCTAGCCCTGAGCTTGCAGCACAGGGGCAGGATTTTGTCTTTATCTGTGTCGGTAACGATGACGATCTGCGTGATGTGACCTTAGGTGAAGCGGGCGTGCTCAAAGGAATGGAGGCGGGAGCGATTCTTGTCGATCATACGACAGCCTCTGCCGATGTAGCCCGAGAGATAGGTGAAGTGGCATCACAATCCGGGATCGGCTTTCTGGATGCGCCGGTGTCTGGCGGACAAGCTGGTGCCGAGAATGGCGTGCTGACCGTGATGACAGGCGGTGATCCGGAGATATTTGAGCAAGCCAAACCCATTATCGATGCCTATGCTCGTTGTATCGAACGTCTTGGCGATATTGGCGCAGGACAACTCACTAAGATGGTCAATCAAATCTGCATCGCAGGTGTGGTTCAGGGGTTGGCTGAGGGGCTTCATTTTGCCCGCAGCGCCGGACTCGATGGTGAGAAGGTTGTCGAAGTGATCAGTAAAGGGGCCGCACAATCCTGGCAGATGGAGAATCGCTATCAGACGATGTGGCAGGGAGAGTATAATTTAGGTTTCGCCGTAGACTGGATGCGAAAAGATCTGAATATTGCATTAGATGAAGCCAGAAAGAATGGCTCACATCTCCCCCTGACAGCTTTGGTCGATCAGTTCTACTCTGAGGTGCAGGCCATCGGCGGTAATCGCTGGGATACGTCAAGCCTGTTGGCAAAACTTGAGCGCAACAGAAAGTAA
- the sbcB gene encoding exodeoxyribonuclease I → MSPSNNPSIFWHDYETFGANPAKDRPSQFAGIRTDMDLNIIGDPVTFYCKVANDYLPSPEAILITGITPQLANLKGIPEAEFMAKVHDLFSQPNTCVAGYNSIRFDDEVSRYGFYRNFYDPYAREWQQGNSRWDIIDLVRACYAFRPDGIEWPVKEDGSPSFKLEHLTQANDLSHEKAHDAMSDVYATIDMAKLIKQKQPKLFDYYFTLRRKQEVSKLIDVLNMQPLVHVSSKISSLHGCTTIIAPVAHHSTNKNAIICVNLAMDISPLIELSVDQIRERMYTRRADLAEDELPISVKQIHINKCPFIASAKTLSDENAERLNIDKAFAREQFKLLKQHPELREKLVAVFDVEYESGSTDPDLQLYSGGFFSSADKEKMEIIRHTSPQNLAALELEFDDSRLKEMLFRYRGRNYPETFDEMESMRWREFCQARLNDPDYMLKLENLMNETAQNEDKQKLLTALCHYLSNL, encoded by the coding sequence ATGTCTCCCAGCAATAACCCAAGCATCTTCTGGCACGATTATGAAACTTTCGGTGCCAACCCGGCTAAAGACCGCCCTTCCCAATTTGCAGGGATCCGTACAGATATGGATCTTAATATTATTGGCGATCCGGTGACTTTTTATTGCAAGGTAGCCAATGATTACCTCCCCTCGCCCGAAGCGATACTGATCACAGGCATTACGCCTCAGCTGGCGAACCTGAAAGGGATCCCAGAAGCCGAGTTTATGGCTAAAGTGCATGATCTGTTTAGTCAGCCCAATACCTGCGTTGCCGGGTATAACTCCATTCGATTCGATGATGAGGTTTCTCGGTATGGTTTCTACCGAAACTTTTATGACCCTTATGCCCGTGAGTGGCAGCAAGGCAACTCACGTTGGGACATTATCGATCTCGTGAGGGCCTGTTATGCGTTCAGACCCGATGGTATCGAGTGGCCGGTAAAAGAGGATGGTTCACCCAGCTTTAAGTTAGAGCATTTGACTCAGGCCAACGACTTAAGCCATGAAAAGGCACACGATGCCATGTCAGATGTTTATGCCACCATAGACATGGCAAAGCTGATTAAACAGAAGCAACCTAAACTATTCGACTATTACTTCACCTTAAGACGTAAACAGGAGGTGTCTAAACTCATCGATGTGCTTAACATGCAACCTCTGGTACATGTCAGTTCAAAAATCAGTTCACTCCATGGCTGTACAACCATCATTGCGCCGGTGGCACATCACTCCACCAATAAAAATGCCATTATCTGCGTTAATTTAGCCATGGATATCTCGCCTCTTATCGAGCTCAGTGTCGATCAGATCAGAGAGCGTATGTATACGCGAAGAGCCGATCTTGCCGAGGATGAACTTCCTATCAGCGTTAAACAGATACACATCAATAAATGTCCCTTTATCGCTTCCGCTAAGACACTCAGTGATGAAAATGCCGAGAGACTCAATATCGATAAGGCATTTGCCAGAGAGCAGTTTAAGCTATTGAAGCAACACCCGGAACTGCGAGAAAAATTAGTCGCCGTCTTCGATGTTGAATATGAGTCTGGTTCAACGGACCCCGACCTACAGCTATATAGCGGTGGATTTTTCAGTTCTGCAGATAAAGAGAAGATGGAAATTATTCGTCATACCTCACCGCAGAACCTTGCAGCACTTGAGCTCGAGTTCGACGACTCCAGACTCAAGGAGATGTTATTCAGGTACCGCGGCCGCAATTACCCTGAGACATTCGATGAGATGGAATCAATGAGGTGGCGAGAATTTTGTCAGGCGAGACTCAACGATCCCGATTACATGTTGAAGTTAGAAAACCTGATGAATGAAACCGCACAAAATGAAGACAAACAAAAATTACTTACGGCTTTATGTCATTACCTTAGCAATTTGTAG
- the fabF gene encoding beta-ketoacyl-ACP synthase II, whose product MSKRRVVVTGLGLVTPVGNTVDSSWKALVSGKSGIAPITKFDASEFSTRFSGSVKDFDVEQYMSKKDARKMDLFIQYGMAAGIQAVTDSGLDMDKLDPARVGTAVGAGMGGMPLIEKGHAALMKGGPRKISPFFVPSTIINMISGHLSIKYGMTGPNFAVTTACTTGVHNIGFAARTIAYGDADVMVAGGAEDVTCPLAVGGFGSAKALSTRNDDPQAASRPWDRDRDGFVIGDGAGVMVMEEYEHAKARGATIYGELVGFGMSGDAFHMTSPPADGAGAAAAMVNAINDAKLANESIGYINAHGTSTPAGDKAEAAAVKSVFGDHAYNLLVSSTKSMTGHLLGAAGSVEAIITLLALKDQVIPPTLNLDNPDEGCDLDFVPHTARDHKFDYGLCNSFGFGGTNGSLLFKKV is encoded by the coding sequence GTGTCTAAACGTCGTGTAGTCGTAACAGGACTCGGTCTGGTCACTCCTGTAGGGAATACTGTTGATTCTTCCTGGAAAGCCCTTGTTTCAGGTAAAAGTGGTATTGCGCCGATAACTAAATTTGATGCCAGCGAGTTTTCGACTCGTTTCAGCGGCTCGGTCAAAGATTTTGATGTCGAGCAATATATGTCTAAAAAAGACGCTCGCAAGATGGATCTGTTTATCCAATATGGTATGGCCGCCGGTATTCAGGCTGTAACCGACTCTGGTCTCGATATGGATAAGCTCGATCCTGCCCGTGTGGGTACGGCTGTCGGCGCCGGAATGGGCGGTATGCCACTGATTGAAAAAGGTCATGCTGCGTTGATGAAAGGCGGGCCTCGTAAGATCTCACCTTTTTTCGTGCCAAGTACCATTATCAATATGATCTCGGGTCATCTTTCGATTAAATATGGCATGACAGGGCCTAACTTTGCCGTGACTACAGCCTGTACTACCGGTGTGCATAACATAGGTTTTGCCGCACGGACTATCGCTTATGGCGACGCCGATGTGATGGTTGCCGGTGGTGCTGAAGATGTGACTTGTCCTTTAGCCGTTGGTGGTTTCGGTTCGGCTAAGGCATTATCGACCCGCAACGATGATCCGCAAGCGGCGAGTCGCCCTTGGGACAGAGACCGTGATGGCTTCGTTATTGGTGACGGCGCTGGTGTCATGGTTATGGAAGAGTATGAGCATGCTAAGGCACGCGGAGCGACCATTTATGGTGAGCTCGTTGGTTTTGGTATGAGTGGTGATGCATTCCACATGACATCGCCTCCAGCCGATGGTGCGGGCGCTGCAGCGGCGATGGTCAATGCCATTAATGATGCAAAACTTGCAAACGAAAGTATTGGTTATATTAACGCTCATGGTACATCGACCCCTGCGGGTGATAAAGCCGAAGCGGCGGCGGTTAAATCAGTATTTGGCGATCATGCTTATAATCTACTCGTTAGCTCGACTAAATCTATGACGGGGCATCTGTTGGGTGCTGCTGGCTCTGTAGAAGCGATTATTACCTTGCTTGCACTTAAAGATCAGGTTATTCCTCCAACATTGAATTTGGATAACCCGGATGAAGGTTGTGATTTAGATTTCGTGCCTCACACCGCAAGGGATCACAAGTTTGATTACGGCCTTTGTAATTCATTTGGCTTTGGTGGCACAAACGGCTCTCTGTTGTTTAAGAAAGTATAA